ACCCCTGGGCCCGCAGGTGCTGGGAGTCGCGGTGGAAGGCGTCGGCGACCAGGCCCTTGCCGCCCAGGCCGTTGAGGACGCGCAGGCCGCCCGCGAGGTCGGCGATGCGGGAGGTGAGGACGCCCTGACGGTCGCGGTACTCCGTCTCGGCGCCCTGGAGACGGGACAGGAAGGGGCCGACGAGGAGCACGATCGCCGGGATGCCGAGCAGGACCACGACCGCGAGGAGCGGAGAGACCGACACCAGCAGGGCGGCCACCGTCAGATAGGCGACGCACGCGCCGACGCCCGGGCCGACGACGGTCAGGGCGCCGGCGATCGTCTGCACGTCGCCCACGCCGATCGTGACGACCTCACCGGCTCCGGTCCGGCGCGAGAGGGCGGCGCCGAGGCGGACCGCCTGTCCGACGACCACCTTGACCGTGCGGAAGTTGGCGTCCATCCGCACCCGCGTCATCGTGCGGTGCCGCATGATGCTCAGCCAGGCGTTGAAGGAGCCGACCGCGAACAGGGCGAAGCACCAGCCGGCGAGCGCCGCCCAGTCGCCCGGCTCCAGGCCCTCGTCGATCGCCTTCGCCATCAGATACGGCGTCGCCGCCAGCAGCACCATCCAGGAGCTGCCCAGCAGCGCCCCGGCCACGGACCGCCCCGGCTGACAGCGCACGAGCCACCACAGATACCGCCAGCCGCCCCGGACGTCGGGCGTGCCGGGGTCCTCGTACGCGTCGATCACCTGTCCCCCTGTCGATTCACGCCAGGCTGTCCCGCCAGGCCCGGTGCAGATCCGCGAACCGTCCCGTGCCCGCGACGAGTTCGGCCGGTGTGCCGTCCTCGACGACCCTGCCGTGCTCCATGACCAACACCCGGTCGGCGATCTCCACGGTCGACAGCCGGTGCGCGATCACCACGGCTGTACGGCCCTTGAGGACCGTCGCCATCGCCCGCTGCACGGCCCGCTCGCCGGGGATGTCGAGCGAACTGGTCGCCTCGTCCAGGATCAGCACCGCCGGATCGGCGAGCAGTGCCCGCGCGAACGCCACGAGCTGGCGCTGACCCGCCGAGATACGGCCGCCCCGCTTGCGTACGTCCGTGTCGTAGCCGTCGGGCAGGGCGCTGATGAAGTCGTGCGCGCCGATCGCCTTCGCCGCCTGCTCGATCTCCTCGCGGGTGGCGTCCGGCCGGCCGATCGCGATGTTCTCGGCGACCGTGCCGGAGAACAGGAACGCCTCCTGCGTCACCATGACCACCCCGCGCCGCAGTTCGGGCACGGCGAGCTCGCGGAGGTCCACGCCGTCCAGGAGGACGCGGCCGTCCGAGGGGTCGTAGAAACGGGCGAGGAGCTTGGCGAGTGTCGACTTTCCGGCGCCGGTCGAGCCGACCACCGCGACCGTCTGCCCGGCGGGCAGGGTCAGATCGAAGCGGGGGAGCACCTCGCCGCCGGTGCGGTAGGCGAAGCGGACGCCGTCGAAGACGACCTCGCGGCCCGGGTGCTGCGACTCGAGGGCCGGGAGCTGCCTGGGTGTCACCGGCTCGGGCACGGTCGGGGTCTGGGCGAGCAGGCCCGCGATCTTCTCCAGGGAGGCCGCCGCCGACTGGTAGGAGTTCAGGAACATCCCGAGCCGGTCGATCGGGTCGTACAGCCGCCGCAGATACAGCACTGCCGCCGCCAGTACACCCAGCTCCAGCGAGTCCTGCGCCACTCGGTAGGCGCCCCACAGCACGATCCCCGCGACGGCCGTGTTGGCGACCAGCCGGGAACTGACGACATAGCGGGCCATCTCCAGCAGCGCGTCGCCGTTGACCCGCTCGTGCCGCTTGTTCAGTACGGCGAACTCGGCGTCGTTGGCGGCCTCGCGACGGAACGCGCGCACCGGCCGGATGCCGTTCATCGTCTCCACGAACTTGACGATCACGGCGGCGATCGCGGTCGACCGCTTCCGGTACACCCGGCCCGCGCGCCGCCGGTAACCCCGCACGAGCAGGTACAGCGGCACGAAGGACGCCACCGCGACCGCGCCGAGGGCGAGATCCAGCCAGAGCAGCAGGGCGGAGATGTAGAGGAAGGACAGGATGACGGTGACGAGTTCCTGCAGGCCCTCATTGAGCAGTTCGCGCAGCGACTCCACGTCCGTCGTCGAACGGGAGATGAGGCGCCCCGAGGTGTAGCGCTCGTGGAAGTCGATGCTCAGCGCCTGGGCGTGCCGGAAGATGCGGCCGCGCAGGTCGAGCAGCACGTCCTGGTTGACGCGGGCGGAGACCAGGATGAACGCGTACTGGAGCCCGCCGGAGGACAGCGCGGACAGCAGATAACCGGCGCCGACGGCGATCAGCGGGCCGTTGTCGTGGTCCCGGAACGCCGGAACCGCGCGGTCGATGGCGTACGCGACCAGCAGCGGGCCCGCCTGTACGGCCGCCTGCTGGAGCAGCAGCAGGAACGTGGTGAGGGTGACCCGCGCTTTCATCGGCGCGAGCAGGGAGCGCAGCAGGAGGGAGGTGGCGCGCGGGGGAGTGGGCAGGACGTCGCGGTCGAAGGCGTCCGCGGCGTCCTTGTGACGGGGGAGTTCCGGTTCGTCGTCCGCCGTGGGGGCGTTGGTGGTGGGGGCCGTCATCGGTCGTCGTCCTTCGCTTCCCCGGTGCCGGACATGAGGTGGGCGTACTCGGCGTTGGTGCGCAGGAGTTCGTGGTGGGTGCCCACGGCGGTGATACGGCCGTCGGACAGCAGCGCGACGCGGTCGGCGAGCAGCACGGTCGAGGGGCGGTGCGCCACGATGAGCGCGGTGGTGTCCGCGAGGACGTCGCGCAGCGCGGCCTCCACGGCGGCCTCGGTGTGCACGTCCAGCGCGGACAGGGGGTCGTCGAGGACGAGGAATCCGGGCTTGCCGACCACGGCCCGGGCCAGGGCGAGGCGTTGGCGCTGGCCGCCGGAGAGGCTGAGGCCCTGTTCGCCGACCTGGGTGTCGGTGCCGTGGGGGAGGGCGTGTACGAAGTCCGCCTGCGCGACGGACAGGGCGCGGTCCAGTTCCTGTTCGTCCATGCCCAGCAGGACGTTGTCCTTGACGCTGGCCGAGAAGAGCGTGGGTTCCTCGAAGGCGACGGCCACCTTCGAGCGCAGCTCTTCTCTGGACATGGCGGTGATGTCCTCGCCGTCCAGGGTGATGCGGCCGGATGTCACCTCGTGGAGGCGGGGGACGAGGGCGGTGAGGGTCGTCTTGCCGCTGCCCGTCGTGCCGACCAGGGCCATGGATTCGCCGGGGCGGATGTGGAGGTCCACGCGGTCGAGGATGGGTGGGGAGTCCTCGGGGGCGTCCGGGTAGCGGAACCGGACGTGGTGGAACCGGAGGCCTTCGTCGTCGGGTGCGCGTTTGTCGGGGCCGGCCGCGTCCCGCGGCGGAGCCGCATTTCGATACAGCTCCGCGTCCCTGCGGGGTGCGTCTTCCTGCTCCGGCACTTCATTGATCACCTCGAAGTAGCGCTCCGTCGCCGTCGCCGCTTCCTGGGTCATCGCCAGCAGGAAGCCGATGGATTCCACCGGCCACCTGAGCGCAAGTGCCGTCGACAGGAAGGCCACCAACGTGCCCGCCGACAACTCCCCGTCGGCCACCTGCACGCAGCCCAGGACCAGCGCCGCCCCGATGGCCACCTCGGGGAGGGTGGTGATGACGCCCCAGATCGTGGCCAGCAGGCCCGCCTTGCGCAGCTCGGTTCCCCGCAGCTTCCCGGACAGTTCACGGAAGGCCCGTGCCTGGGACCGGTGGCGGCCGAAGCCCTTGATGATCCGGATGCCGAGCACGCTCTCCTCGACGACCGTCGTGAGGTCGCCGACCTGGTCCTGGGCGAGCCGCGCCACACGGTGGTACCGCTTCTCGAAGACCATGCACGTGATCACCACGGGGATGGCCGGCCCCAGGATCACCAGCCCGAGCGTCCAGTCCTGGAGCAGCATGATGATCACACCGACGGTGATCGTCACGCTGTTGACCAGCAGGAACGTCAGCGGAAAGGCGAGGAACATGCGCAGGAGCATGAGGTCCGTGGTGGCCCGGGACAGCAGCTGGCCGGACGCCCAGCGGTCGTGGAAGGCCACCGGGAGGCGCTGGAGGTGCCGGTACAGGCCCGCCCGCATCTCCGCCTCGACGTGGGAGAGCGGTCTCGCCACCAGCCATCGCCGCAGTCCGAACAGCAGCGCCTCCGCGAACCCGAGCAGCAGCAGGTACAGCGCCCCGAGCCATACGCCCGCGGTGTCTCCGTCGGCGACCGGCCCGTCCACCATCCACTTCAGGACGAGGGGGATCACCAGCCCCGTACAGGAGGCGAGGATCGCCACGAACGCGGCGGTGATCAGCCGCGCGCGGGCCGGCCGGACGTACGGCCACAGGCGCAGCAGGGTCCTCACGGCCGATCGGTCCTTGGTGGTTGCACGTGTCGTGGACATCAGCTGCGAGCCTACGGACCGGCACTGACAACGCCCACCGAGTTTTGGCCGGACCGGAATCGGCCGTTGGTCCTACGACCTGCATGTTCGAGGGGTCGTACGGCCGCATCCACCGATCGGTTGATGCCGGGTCGAGCGCGACGGGCGATGTGGCGGCGGGGCCCGTGCCGGGACGCTGATGCCATGTCCGTCATCGAAGTCAGCGAACTGCGCAAGTCCTACGGCGGCCGGGCCGTCGTCGACGGTGTCTCCTTCGCCGTCGAGGAGGGCGAGATTTTTGGAATTCTTGGCCCGAACGGCGCCGGGAAGACCACCACCGTCGAGTGCGTCGAGGGTCTGAGGATTCCCGACACGGGCCGCGTGCGGGTCACCGGTCTCGCCCCCGTCGCCGACCACGCGCGCGTGGCCCGCGTCCTCGGCGCCCAGCTCCAGGAGAGCGAACTCCAGGCCAAACTCACCGTCCGTGAGGCCCTGGAGCTGTACAGCGCGTTCCACGACAAGCCCCTCGACTGGCGCCCGCTCGCCGAGCGCCTGGGGCTGACCCAGAAGCTCACCACCCGGTTCGGCAAGCTCTCCGGCGGCCAGAAGCAGCGCCTGTTCATCGCGCTCGCGCTCGTCGGCAATCCCCGGGTCGTCGTCCTGGACGAGCTGACCACCGGGCTCGATCCGCGTGCCCGCCGCGACACCTGGGAGCTCATCGAGGACATCCGCGCCAACGGCGTCACCGTCCTGCTCGTCACGCACTTCATGGAGGAGGCGCAGCGGCTCTGCGACCGGATCGCCGTGATCGACAGGGGCCGGATCGCCGCCCTGGACACCCCGGCGGGCCTCATCCACCGCTCGGCGGGCGCCACCGTCATCAGCTTCACCCCGTCCGCCCCGCTCGACGCACACGAACTGAACACGCTGCCCGCCCTCGCCTCCATCGAGGACCGGGACGGCCGCCTCACCCTGTCCGGCACCGACGAGACCGTGAACGCCGTGATCACCCTGCTCGCCCGCCGGCACGTCACCGCCCACCAGCTCCGTGTCGTCGACGCCACCCTCGACGACGCCTTCCTCGACCTGACCCAGGAGGCCACGGCATGAACACCGCCGTACTGCGGACCGAGGTCCGACTCTTCCGCCGCGAACCCGGCGCCCTCTTCTGGATCCTGCTGTTCCCCACCCTGCTCCTGGTGATCCTCGGCTCGATCCCGTCCTTCCGGAACCACGAGGCCGACCTCGGCGGCCTCAGGACCATCGATGTCTACGTCCCGGTGGCCGTGCTCCTCGGCCTGATCGTCAGCGGCCTGCAGTCCATGCCGCAGACCCTCACCGGCTACCGCGAGCGCGGCATCCTGCGCCGCATGTCCACCACCCCGGTCCGCCCGACCGCCCTGCTCACCGCGCAGATGACCGTCTACGGCGGCGCCGCCCTGGCATCCGCGCTGCTCGCCCTGTTCGTCGGACGGTTCGCCTTCGCCGTACGACTGCCCGAGCAGCTGTTCGGGTACCTGCTGGCCCTGGTTCTGGCCGTGCTCGTCGCCCTCGCGCTGGGCGCGGTGATCTCCGCGCTGTCCCGGACGACGAAGATCGCCGGTGCCATCGGATCCGCCGTGTTCTTCCCGTCGATGTTCTGCGCGGGTGTGTGGGCGCCGGTGCAGACCATGCCGGACGTCCTCGCCCGGATCGTCGGGTACACCCCGTTCGGCGCGGCCGCCGAGGCCCTGAACCGGGCCGCGGCCGGCGACTGGCCGGGCTGGACCCACCTGGGCGTGCTCGTCGCCTGGACGGTGCTGCTCACGGCCGCCGCGTCGCGCTGGTTCCGCTGGGAGTAGGCGAACGGGGCCGTGCAGACTGAGGACATGACCGTGGTGGACACGCAACTCGAGCGCCGCCTGGAACAACTGCACATCTGGGGACCGTACGCGCTGCTCGGCGTCAGCGCCGTCCTCGCGGTCGTCTCCGCGGACCTCATGGACGGCCCCGCCGAGTGGTACACCGCCGGCGCCTTGGTCGGCGCCGCGCTCGTGCTCCAGCTGTGGTGGCACGGCACCCGCTACCGCCGTGCCGACCGCGGCCGCAGTCCCTCCCCGGCCGGCGCCGCCTACTACGCCGTCCGCTGGGCGATCGCCTTCGTCCTCACCTGGATCAACCCGTTCTTCGCGTTCTACGCGGCCACCGGCTACATGGACGCCGACGAGCTGATCCCCGGCATGTGGCGGCGGCTCGGACTGTTCGCGAGCGCGGTCATCGTGGCGGGCGCGCAGGTCGGCGGACTGCCGGTGACCAGTACGGCGCAGTGGCTCGGATTCGCCGGGCTGCTGATCGTCAACTTCGGCCTCCAGGCCTTCGTCGCCCACATCACCGAGCAGGAGGAACAGCGCTCCCGGGAACGGGCCCAGACCATCGAGGCACTGCGGGCGGCGCTCGACGAGAACGCCGCCCTGCACGCCCAACTCCTCGTCCAGGCAAGGGAAGCGGGCGTCTCCGACGAGCGCCGACGGCTCGCCGCCGAGATCCACGACACCCTCGCCCAGGGTCTGACCGGCATCATCGCCCAGCTCCAGGTGGTCGCGAACACGCCCGACGAGGTCCAGGCCCGTGAGCACGTCCACCGCGCCATGGACCTCGCCCGGCACAGCCTCGGCGAGGCCCGCCGCTCGGTGCACAACCTCGCCCCCGTCGCGCTGGAGCACGACGGGTTGCCCCAGGCCCTGAGGAACACGGTTGCCGACTGGGGCGAACGGACCGGAATCCGCGCCGAGTTCACCGTCGCCGGAACCATCGAGCAGCTTCACGACGAGGTCTCGGCCACCCTCCTGCGCATCGCCCAGGAAGCCCTCTCCAACGCCTCCCGGCACGCCCGGGCCGGCCGCCTCGGCGTCACCCTGACCTTCCTGGGCAGCGAGGTCATCCTCGACATCCGCGACGACGGCGCCGGCTTCGACCCCCTCGCCCTTCCGGCCCGCTCCCGCACCGGCGGCTTCGGACTCGACGGCATGCGGGCCCGCGCCGAACGCATCGCGGGCTCCCTCACCGTCGAGTCCGAACCGGGCCACGGCACCGCGCTGTCGGCTCGCGTACCGTTGGTCCGCCATGACCAGTGACGTGGGTATCTCGGTGCTGATCGTCGACGACCATCCCGTCGTACGGGACGGTCTGCGCGGCATGTTCGACTCCGCGCCGGGATTCAAGGTTCTCGGCGAGGCGTCGAACGGCGTCGAGGCGCTGGAGAAGGCCACCGCGCTGGACCCGGATGTGATCCTGATGGACCTGCGGATGCCGGGCGGTGGGGGAGTCGACGCCATCCGTGAGCTCACGCACCGCTCCGCCCGCGCGAAGGTGCTGGTCCTGACGACGTACGACACGGACTCCGACACCCTGCCGGCCATCGAGGCGGGCGCGACGGGCTATCTGCTGAAGGACGCCCCGCGCGACGAGCTGTTCACGGCCGTGCGGGCGGCGGCAGAAGGCCGTACGGTGCTGTCCCCGGCCGTGGCATCCCGGCTGGTCTCGGCCGTCCGCGCCCCCAAGGCTCCTGGTAACGAGCCCCTCTCCGCCCGCGAGCGCGAGGTGCTCGCCCTGGTTGCCCGGGGCACGTCCAACCGCGAGATCGCCCGCGAACTGTTCATCAGCGAGGCGACCGTGAAAACCCATCTCACCCACCTCTACGCCAAGTTGGGCGTCAACGACCGTGCGGCGGCGGTCGCGACGGCTTACCAGCGGGGCATCCTCGGCTGACCGGGCAGGTCGGCGCGGTCCCGTCGTCTCACCCGGCCACCCGCAGCAGCAGCACCGCCCGCGCCGGAACCGTGATCGACGCCCCCGCCCGGTGCACCACCCCCGGCGCCTCCTCCTGCTCCTCCCTCGACGTGTCGACGACCACCTCGTACCGCTCCGCCCACGGCGGCCCCGGCAGCAGGAAGCTCGCCGGCCGGTCCCCGGCGTGCAGGACGGCGAGGAAGCTGTCGTCCACGATCGGCGCGCCGCGTTCGTCCCGGCCGGGGATGTCGCGCCCCGACAGATACATGCCGAGCGTGCCGGCGGGGGCGTACCAGTCCCGCTCCGTCATCTCCGCGCCGCGAGCCGTGAACCAGGCCAGGTCGCGCAGGCCGTCCGCGGAGTGGGCCCGCCCCGAGAAGAACGCCCGACGCCTGAGCACCGGGTGCCGGTGACGTAGTGCGATCAGCCGGGCGGTGAGGTCGAACAGCGCCTTCCAGCCGGGGTCCTCCAGCAGGCCCCAGTCCACCCAGCTGATCTCGTTGTCCTGGCAGTACGCGTTGTTGTTGCCGCGCTGTGTGCGACCCAGCTCGTCGCCCGCGACCAGCATCGGCACACCCGTCGACAGCAGCAGCGTGGTGAGCAGGTTCCGCAACTGCCGCCGCCTGAGCGCCCGTACGCGCTCGTCGTCCGTCTCCCCCTCCGTCCCGCAGTTCCACGCCCGGTTGTCGTCCGTGCCGTCCCGGTTGCCCTCGCCGTTCGCCTCGTTGTGTTTCCGCTCGTACGACACCAGGTCCCGCAGGGTGAAACCGTCGTGCGCGGTGATGAAGTTGACCGAGGCGTACGGCCGGCGCCCGCCCCAGGCGTACAGGTCGCTGGAACCGGAGAGGCGATACCCCAGATCCCGGACGTCGGGCAGGGCGCCCCGCCAGAAGTCGCGTACGGCGTTGCGGTAGCGGTCGTTCCACTCCGTCCACAGGGGCGGGAAGGCACCCACCTGATAGCCCCCGGAGCCCACGTCCCAGGGCTCGGCGATCAGCTTCACGCGCCGCAGCACCGGGTCCTGGGCGATGACCGCGAGGAACGGGGACAGCATGTCGACGTCGTGCATGGAACGGGCCAGCGCGGCGGCCAGATCGAACCGGAAGCCGTCCACGCCCATCTCCGTCACCCAGTAGCGCAGGGAGTCGGTGATCAGCCTCAGGACGTGCGGCTGGACCACGTGCAGGGTGTTGCCGCAGCCCGTGTAGTCCGCGTAGCGCCGGGCGTCGGACTGCAACCGGTAGTACCCCCGGTTGTCGATGCCCTTCAGGGACAGCGTGGGGCCCAGCTCGCCCGCCTCCGCGGTGTGGTTGTAGACCACGTCGAGGATGACCTCGATCCCGGCGGCGTGCAGCGCGCGCACCATGCGCTTGAACTCGCCGACCTGCTGGCCCGTCGTACCGGAGGCGGCGTAGGCCGCGTGGGGCGCGAAGTAGCCGATGGAGTTGTAGCCCCAGTAGTTCTTGAGGCCGCGCCGCAGCAGGTGGTCCTCGTGCGCGAACTGGTGGACGGGGAGCAGCTCGACGGCCGTGACGCCGAGTTCCACGAGGTGCTCGATCGCGGCCGGGTGCGCCAAACCGGCGTACGTCCCGCGCAGTTCCTCGGGGATGCCGGGGTGCAGCGCGGTGAACCCGCGCACATGCACCTCGTAGATCACCGAGTCGGCCCACGGGGTCTTCGGGCGACGGTCCTCGGCCCAGTCGTCGTCATCGTGGACGACCACGCCCTTCGGGACGTACGGCGCCGAGTCCCGGTCGTCCCGTACGGTGTCCGCCACCTGCTGGTGGGGCCAGTCGCGGACATGGCCGTACACCTCGGGCGGCAGGCTGAAGTCGCCGTCCACCGCGCGGGCGTACGGGTCGAGGAGCAGCTTCGAGGAGTTCCAGCGGCCGCCGGTCCACGGGTCCCAGCGGCCGTGCACCCGGAAGCCGTAGCGCTGGCCGGGCATGACACCGGGCACGAAGCCGTGCCAGATCTCGTGGGTGAGCTCGGTGAGCCGGGCCCGGGTCTCCTTGCCGTCCGCGTCGAACAGACACAGCTCGACCGCCTCGGCCCCGCCCGCCCACAGCGCGAAGTTGGTCCCCGCCACCCCGTCCGGGCCGACTCGGAACCGGGCGCCCAGCGGCGTCGGCGCCCCGGGCCACACCGGCACGGCGGGCGCCTTGCGCTGCGCGCCGTTCACCAGCGCGGCGGGGCGCTCCTCGGCGGCTTCGGTCACCGCCTCCTGCTCGGCTGCGCTGGACACCGGTCGGCCTCCCACGGCTCATGGAGCAACGCGGAAAAGGGCGCACGGCGTCCCGGCCGCGACACCCCCTCGCGTCGTTCTCCCCACTGTTCTGCCCAGCGCTTGCCTCGCACTCACGTTTCGCTGCGTTTGCTTGGGCCGGGCGCCCGTGGATCTGCCAGGTCAGGTTGTGGGGCGGCCGCGGAGTGGTGGGGGCCGGTCGCGCAGTTCCTCGTGCCCCCAAGGGGCGCGTCCGTGGTGCCGTAGCGCCAAAGGGGTGCACGTGCCTGCGGCCACCGACCTCACGTTTCCCCAGGGTGGGCCCGGTCGTTGGGCTGGGCGTGAGGCAGAGACAAGGGCGCGCTCGGCGCGCGGGGGCCGTTCTGGCCGCCGTCATGACATGGGCAGGACTGCTGGCCGGGGTCGCCGGCTGTACGGCGGACGGGGGTGGCGGGATCGGCGGTGTCGGCGGATTCGGGAAGCCTCCCGCGCCCGAGGACGTGATCAGGGTCGCGCCCGACGACGGCACCAAGGGCGTGCCGCCCGAGGAGAGGCTGCGGGTCCGCGTCCCCAGCGGACGCCTCGAGTCGGTCACCGTCGTCAAGTCCCAGGACGCGCAGGACTTCCCGGTGCCCGGGCGCATCTCCGAGGACGGCCTGCGCTGGGAACCCGACGAGGCACAGCTGGCGCTGGCCGCCAAGTACACCGTCGACGCGGTCGCCCTGGACGGCCACGGCCGCCGCTCGGCCCGGCACACGACGTTCACCACCTACGTCCCCGAGGAACGGTTCATCGGGTACGTCAGCCCCGAGAACCGCTCCACCGTCGGCACCGGGATGATCGTCTCCCTGGAGTTCAACCGGGAGATCGAGCACCGAGCCGCCGTCGAACGCGCCGTACGCGTCACCTCGAAGCCAGCCGTCGAGATCCGCCCGCACTGGTTCGGCAACGGCCGCCTCGACTTCCGCCCCGAGCACTACTGGAGACCCGGCACCCGCGTGACGGTCGCGCTCAGACTCCGTGATGTGGAAGGGGCGTCCGGCGTCTACGGCCTCCAGTACCGGACCTTCGCCTTCACCGTCGGCCGCAGCCAGGTCTCCCTCGTCGACGCGGCCCGGCACACCATGCAGGTCAGACGGGACGGTGAACTGATCGCCACCGTGCCGATCACCGCCGGCGCCCCGAAGACGACCACGTACAACGGAAAGATGGTCGTCACCGAGATGCTCGAAGTGACCCGTATGAACAGCCGCACGGTCGGCTTCGGCGGCGAGTACGACATCCCGGACGTCCCGCACGCCCTGCGTCTGACCGACTCCGGCACCTTCCTGCACGGCAACTACTGGGCGCCGAGCGCCCCCGGCAGAGTCAATGTCAGCCACGGCTGTGTGGGCCTCAGGGACGTGAAGGGCGGCAGCTCGGACACGCCCGCGGGCTGGTTCTTCGACCGCAGCCTGGTCGGGGACGTCGTCGAGGTCGTCCACAGCAATGACAAAAAGGTCGCTCCTGACAATGGCCTTGGAGGCTGGAATATGGGCTGGAAGGAGTGGAAGGCAGGCAGTGCGGTGAAGTAACCCGACAGGGGGGTGGGTCGGCCCAACTTTCCGTTGAAGTTGGGACTGAATGGTGACCTTGGGCTCACACGATGCTCAAAACTCTGCGGTTAATATTCGCCAACGCGTTCGTGGAACGCGCTGGGGAGCGGGCCTGACCAGGCCCTTCGAGGGGAGAAAAGACTTGAACGTGCGACCGATATCGGGGGCGTCGGTTGACGCGCGGGGGCGCAGGGCCAAGGGGCTGTCGGCGCTGATACTCGGCGTTCTGCTGCTGGCCGTCAGCGCCTGCGGCGGAGGAAATTCCGGAACCGGTGACGCCAAGGCCGAGAAGGGCGACTCGTCCGCCACCGAGACCAAGCAGTCCGAGGCGGTCGTCTCCATCAGCCCGAAGGACGGGGCGAAGTCCGTCGACACCAGCGGCGCCCTCAGGGTCGGTGCCACCCAGGGCAAGTTGACCGAGGTCCAGGTCAAGGACGCCAAGGGCACCGCGATAGCAGGGAAGATAACCGGGGACGGCGCCTCCTGGACGCCGTCCACCCACCTCGCCGCCGGCACCGCCTACACCGTGCACGCGGTCGCGAAGGACGCCAACGGCCGTACGGCGGCCGAGGACTCCAGCTTCACCACCCTGACGCCGAAGAACACCTTCACCGGCACGTTCACGCCCGAGGACGGTTCGACGGTCGGCGTCGGAATGCCGTTCTCCATCCGCTTCACCCGGGGCATCACCAGCCCCGCGGACGTCGAGAAGGCCATCACCGTCAAGACCGAACCGGCCGTCGAGGTCGAGGGCCACTGGTTCGGCAACGACCGCCTGGACTTCCGTCCCGAGCAGTACTGGAAGGAAGGCACCAAGGTCACCGTCGACCTCAACCTGAACGGGGTCGAGGGCCGCGACGGCGTCTACGGCAAGCAGGACAAGACCGTCTCCTTCACCGTCGGCCGCAACCAGGTCTCCGTCGTGGACGCCGAGAAGCACACGATGAAGGTCACCCAGGACGGCAAGACCATCAAGACCATCAATGTCACCACCGGCAAGCCCGGCTACGACACCTGGAACGGCCAGATGGTCATCAGCGAGAAGCTCGCGGTGACCCGGATGAACGGCGACACCGTCGGCTACGGCGGCGAGTACGACATCAAGGACGTCCCGCACGCCGCCCGGCTGACCGACTCCGGCACCTTCATCCACGGCAACTACTGGGGCGGCGACGCCTTCGGCAACTACAACGCCAGCCACGGCTGCGTGGGCCTGCGTGACGTCAAGGGCGGTTACGACAGCGGTGTGCCGGCCGCCTGGTTCTTCAACCACTCGCTGATCGGTGACGTGGTCGTGGTCAAGAACTCCGACGACGCGACGGTCGCGCCGGAGAACGGCCTCAACGGCTGGAACAT
This portion of the Streptomyces canus genome encodes:
- a CDS encoding ABC transporter ATP-binding protein produces the protein MTAPTTNAPTADDEPELPRHKDAADAFDRDVLPTPPRATSLLLRSLLAPMKARVTLTTFLLLLQQAAVQAGPLLVAYAIDRAVPAFRDHDNGPLIAVGAGYLLSALSSGGLQYAFILVSARVNQDVLLDLRGRIFRHAQALSIDFHERYTSGRLISRSTTDVESLRELLNEGLQELVTVILSFLYISALLLWLDLALGAVAVASFVPLYLLVRGYRRRAGRVYRKRSTAIAAVIVKFVETMNGIRPVRAFRREAANDAEFAVLNKRHERVNGDALLEMARYVVSSRLVANTAVAGIVLWGAYRVAQDSLELGVLAAAVLYLRRLYDPIDRLGMFLNSYQSAAASLEKIAGLLAQTPTVPEPVTPRQLPALESQHPGREVVFDGVRFAYRTGGEVLPRFDLTLPAGQTVAVVGSTGAGKSTLAKLLARFYDPSDGRVLLDGVDLRELAVPELRRGVVMVTQEAFLFSGTVAENIAIGRPDATREEIEQAAKAIGAHDFISALPDGYDTDVRKRGGRISAGQRQLVAFARALLADPAVLILDEATSSLDIPGERAVQRAMATVLKGRTAVVIAHRLSTVEIADRVLVMEHGRVVEDGTPAELVAGTGRFADLHRAWRDSLA
- a CDS encoding ABC transporter ATP-binding protein, which translates into the protein MSTTRATTKDRSAVRTLLRLWPYVRPARARLITAAFVAILASCTGLVIPLVLKWMVDGPVADGDTAGVWLGALYLLLLGFAEALLFGLRRWLVARPLSHVEAEMRAGLYRHLQRLPVAFHDRWASGQLLSRATTDLMLLRMFLAFPLTFLLVNSVTITVGVIIMLLQDWTLGLVILGPAIPVVITCMVFEKRYHRVARLAQDQVGDLTTVVEESVLGIRIIKGFGRHRSQARAFRELSGKLRGTELRKAGLLATIWGVITTLPEVAIGAALVLGCVQVADGELSAGTLVAFLSTALALRWPVESIGFLLAMTQEAATATERYFEVINEVPEQEDAPRRDAELYRNAAPPRDAAGPDKRAPDDEGLRFHHVRFRYPDAPEDSPPILDRVDLHIRPGESMALVGTTGSGKTTLTALVPRLHEVTSGRITLDGEDITAMSREELRSKVAVAFEEPTLFSASVKDNVLLGMDEQELDRALSVAQADFVHALPHGTDTQVGEQGLSLSGGQRQRLALARAVVGKPGFLVLDDPLSALDVHTEAAVEAALRDVLADTTALIVAHRPSTVLLADRVALLSDGRITAVGTHHELLRTNAEYAHLMSGTGEAKDDDR
- a CDS encoding ABC transporter ATP-binding protein, which produces MSVIEVSELRKSYGGRAVVDGVSFAVEEGEIFGILGPNGAGKTTTVECVEGLRIPDTGRVRVTGLAPVADHARVARVLGAQLQESELQAKLTVREALELYSAFHDKPLDWRPLAERLGLTQKLTTRFGKLSGGQKQRLFIALALVGNPRVVVLDELTTGLDPRARRDTWELIEDIRANGVTVLLVTHFMEEAQRLCDRIAVIDRGRIAALDTPAGLIHRSAGATVISFTPSAPLDAHELNTLPALASIEDRDGRLTLSGTDETVNAVITLLARRHVTAHQLRVVDATLDDAFLDLTQEATA
- a CDS encoding ABC transporter permease; the protein is MNTAVLRTEVRLFRREPGALFWILLFPTLLLVILGSIPSFRNHEADLGGLRTIDVYVPVAVLLGLIVSGLQSMPQTLTGYRERGILRRMSTTPVRPTALLTAQMTVYGGAALASALLALFVGRFAFAVRLPEQLFGYLLALVLAVLVALALGAVISALSRTTKIAGAIGSAVFFPSMFCAGVWAPVQTMPDVLARIVGYTPFGAAAEALNRAAAGDWPGWTHLGVLVAWTVLLTAAASRWFRWE
- a CDS encoding response regulator — translated: MTSDVGISVLIVDDHPVVRDGLRGMFDSAPGFKVLGEASNGVEALEKATALDPDVILMDLRMPGGGGVDAIRELTHRSARAKVLVLTTYDTDSDTLPAIEAGATGYLLKDAPRDELFTAVRAAAEGRTVLSPAVASRLVSAVRAPKAPGNEPLSAREREVLALVARGTSNREIARELFISEATVKTHLTHLYAKLGVNDRAAAVATAYQRGILG
- a CDS encoding sensor histidine kinase — its product is MTVVDTQLERRLEQLHIWGPYALLGVSAVLAVVSADLMDGPAEWYTAGALVGAALVLQLWWHGTRYRRADRGRSPSPAGAAYYAVRWAIAFVLTWINPFFAFYAATGYMDADELIPGMWRRLGLFASAVIVAGAQVGGLPVTSTAQWLGFAGLLIVNFGLQAFVAHITEQEEQRSRERAQTIEALRAALDENAALHAQLLVQAREAGVSDERRRLAAEIHDTLAQGLTGIIAQLQVVANTPDEVQAREHVHRAMDLARHSLGEARRSVHNLAPVALEHDGLPQALRNTVADWGERTGIRAEFTVAGTIEQLHDEVSATLLRIAQEALSNASRHARAGRLGVTLTFLGSEVILDIRDDGAGFDPLALPARSRTGGFGLDGMRARAERIAGSLTVESEPGHGTALSARVPLVRHDQ